A region from the Triticum urartu cultivar G1812 chromosome 1, Tu2.1, whole genome shotgun sequence genome encodes:
- the LOC125521293 gene encoding uncharacterized protein LOC125521293 yields the protein MLSLLRAAVSGRLRRTLSTAAARPPWAMMYRISQGSSSTGSVSSSLAPPPSVSSVSMPRHAPDIDPFPPQPKCISLFKGLVHAASGHGFLLLDTCRARLQTHDLKLLYQRFARFVCNPVTGQLLRLPDFDGAEKTFTNGMGLLTQAYGASGPPKRYAAAQLTEVDGGRRFLLRRFSSESGDWEELVLPSPMPPHRRMYMIHEVLDFGGRLWWVDVSWGAICVDPFSDRPELCPVELPAHSMLPDQLAESEMRRLIKHRHMGVSAGRLLFAEVDPFHIRPFTLDDESGRWTLQHEVSVDLLPSGGNAKEMPFVAAVDPLDTNLLHLNVDRVNFSIDMSRKRMIEITAIPSDMYPPSEAATTSYLPCVLPSFLRSSTIPGKKCVTENKTLADVLVRVDRHHAK from the exons ATGCTGTCCCTTCTCCGCGCCGCCGTCTCCGGCCGCCTTCGCCGCACCctctccaccgccgccgcgcGCCCTCCCTGGGCGATGATGTACCGGATCTCCCAGGGGTCCAGCTCCACGGGAAGCGTGTCGTCCTCgctcgccccgccgccgtccgTCTCCTCCGTCTCCATGCCCAGACACGCCCCCGACATCGACCCCTTTCCGCCCCAACCCAAGTGCATCAGCCTGTTTAAGGGCCTCGTCCACGCCGCCAGCGGCCACGGCTTCCTCCTCCTGGACACCTGCAGAGCCCGCCTCCAGACTCATGACCTCAAGCTCCTCTACCAGAGGTTCGCGCGCTTCGTCTGCAACCCGGTCACCGGCCAGCTGCTCCGCCTCCCGGACTTCGACGGCGCCGAGAAGACCTTTACCAACGGCATGGGGCTCCTCACCCAGGCTTACGGCGCCAGCGGGCCGCCCAAGAGGTATGCTGCTGCTCAGCTCACCGAGGTCGACGGCGGGCGGCGCTTCCTGCTGCGCCGGTTCTCCTCGGAGTCGGGGGACTGGGAGGAGCTGGTCCTTCCTTCCCCGATGCCGCCTCACCGGCGAATGTACATGATTCACGAGGTGCTGGACTTCGGAGGCCGGCTCTGGTGGGTGGACGTGAGCTGGGGCGCCATCTGCGTCGATCCGTTCAGCGACCGGCCTGAACTCTGCCCCGTCGAGCTGCCGGCACACAGCATGCTTCCTGACCAACTGGCCGAGAGCGAAATGAGGCGGCTTATCAAGCATCGCCACATGGGGGTCAGCGCCGGCAGGCTGCTCTTTGCCGAGGTCGACCCGTTCCATATCAGACCCTTCACGCTCGACGACGAGAGCGGCCGCTGGACGCTGCAGCACGAGGTGTCGGTTGATCTTTTGCCTAGTGGAGGTAATGCCAAGGAGATGCCTTTTGTTGCTGCTGTCGATCCACTGGACACCAACCTGCTGCATCTCAACGTGGACAGAGTTAATTTCAGCATCGACATGTCCAGGAAGAGGATGATTGAGATTACTGCAATACCTAGTGACATGTATCCTCCGAGCGAGGCCGCAACAACCTCCTATCTACCTTGTGTGCTCCCCTCATTTCTTCGATCAAGCACGATTCCAG GTAAGAAGTGTGTCACAGAAAACAAGACTTTGGCAGATGTTCTGGTTCGTGTAGACAGACATCACGCTAAATAA